The sequence TATTCTCACAGATATATCTCCAAGTTATAGAGAATTCAGCTTGTTTTTCTAGTAGTTCTGCTTTTATTTCCTTAAACTTTTGTCTATCTCCAACGTTATTGCTATCAAAACTCTTCAGTTTTTGCAATAAATTCAGGTCGTTTTCATGAGCTATGATACTATTGTAAACTTGTAAAACAAGTTCATTTTCCCCTATACGCTTAATATGTTCTATAGTTTTTATATATACACCACCATTGTTCAATAGTTCATCTTGCGCTACTGGCTTTAATATTTCTTCAATTGTAGAAATTGTAGAAGATGCACCACACTGCAAACAATCTTCTAAGGATTGTAGTGCATTGTAATCAAGGTTTCTATTTTGGTTATCAAGATTTCTACTTTCTTTTTCAGTTTGCAATCCATTGCAGAAGTAATTACTTCCATTTTCACGAACGTATTTCCAAGTTCTAAGTAATTTAGCTTCTTCTTTTAGTATCTTTTCTTTTATTTGCTGAAACTTTTGCATATCCTCAGCGTTATCGCTATTAAAACTCTTCAGTTCTTGCAATAAATTCATGTCCTCTTTTATATCATTGAGAAGCTTCCGTAAGACATCATCTTCATTAGCAAATTTCTCGGTTTCTGTGTATATTGCACAACTTCCTTCGTTAGATAATACATCATTGGCTACCAATTGTAGTATAGGTATAATTTGAGGATGTGTAGCTCTATTATCACGCTTTAAACATTTTAATAACTCTAATGTCTTATGATCAGTATCTCTATTTTCCTTCTCAGTTTGCGATTCCTTATTGCTATCAAAACTCTTCATTTCTTGCAATAAATATTGTTTACTTGTTCCACTTTGATGGATTGTATTCAATAACAACTCCACTGGCTCATGAGCTTCAATAAATGCCATCAGATTAGGGAACCTTTCATTAGCATCGTCTTCCTTACTTGCTTCTGCAATTGGTGTTAATATTTTCCCACGGTTATCATGTGCCATTTTTCCTTTGTGAAGTTCTTGTAAACGTTCCAGCGCACTGTTTTCAAATTCTACGTCTTGCCTTACCGTTCCAATTGTTTTCTGTAAAAGAATATTACTACTATTTAATGAATAGTTATATATCTCATTTAATAAAGACTGCTTTCCTTCTTGCCTCAATACATCTGATATATTTGAAATATACCTTAAATCAATACCAGAATTGTCACTGATATATTTAAGTGTATTCAATAATTCATCACCCCTAGCGCTAGATAATCTTTTTTTAAATTCTAAAAAATTATCATCTTTTATAAGATCGATTAAAGTGTGTATTTCAGCTTGTACTTCAGCTTGTGTTTTAATTTGTATTTCAGCTTGTGTTTGAGTTTGTGTTTCAGCTTGTGTGCTAAAACCAGCTAAAAAACCTAAAATTTTCCAGATTGATTTAAACATATGCATTCCTACCTTTTATTAATGAACATACTAAATACTAACACACAAAAATAATTATTCAAGCGCTTTATTAAAATCTTAAGTTAAAATCTCTGATTCTTAGAGTATTATCATTCATTTTTCTTACCCATTGTAGATATTGCACCATGCTATCTACTTGATCATCATGACGAGCTTCTGGGAAAATCATGACTTCATACTCAAAGTCACTTAACCATCCCGCTTGATGCGGGAGAAAAACTCTGCCGGACTCTATTATCGGAACAATTTGATGAAATCTAGTGAGCTTATCATTATGTGGAACTATTTCGATAATAGGTAAATCGCTAATAATCTTCAGCTCTTGAGATAATTGTTGACCGCTCGTTTTCGCTTCAATTAAAATCGCATGTGGAGCCCATCTTGACTCTAAAGATAAAACCTGCTCTTTAAGTTTTGGATATTCAAGTTTTGCACGATATACATCAAGTAAGTAGAATTTATTCTCTATTTTTGCCCAGGTGGTGCAGACGCTAAAATCGCTAGCATCACTCGTTGAAACCGCAGTATCCCAGCTTTGGGTCACATGTGAAAGATTATCAGGAAAATTTTTATAGCGCTTAAGCCATTCTTGCTTAATTATCCCACTTGAAAGCGGTAAAGGATTCTGTTGATACTGAGCAGCAAAAGCGTAACTCCCTAGTTCTATTTTTATCATCTCAACTTCTTCTTTTCCTCCATCTAAAGGATATAATAATTGGCCTTCCTCTCTTGAATAGAGTATCTCTGTAGGTGGCATCATTCCAGTGCTACAATATGGTGTCATCCCAGTGCTCCGACACTGGGATCTATGTTCATTGTTTTTCTGGATTCCAGCGTCACGCGCTGGAATGACAGGGAAAGAGGGCGCTGGAATGACAGGCGAGGAAGGTGGTGAAATAACAGGAAAAGTAGGTGCTGTTTTGCTTGAATAAATGGTTTCAGCTTTTTCAGAAATCATCGGTAAACAGATGTGATGCCATATATTCTTTGGCTTGGAGAGAAGATGACCTGTTAAATCTTCCATGTGCAGCCTATGCATCACAAGAACAATCACTCCCTTTTTTCTATCATTCAGTCTCGTAATTAAAGTTTGATCACACCAGTTTTTGGCACGCTTTCTAAATGTTTCACTCAAAGCTTGCGCAGGGTTTAGCGGATCATCCATAATAATAAAATCGCCCCCCTCCCCTGTTAATGTTCCACCAACAGATGTCGCAATTCTAAACCCTCTCTGCAGAGTTTGAAATTTATATTTAGTGTTCTGGTCCTTAGATAATTTCACCTCCGGAAAAAGCTCTTTGTACCAATCCGATTGCATTATGCATCTAGTGTCAAGTGAATGCTTTTCACTCAAATTTTGAGAATAACTTGCAACTATTATTCTTGCAGTTGGCTGATTTCCAAGTATCCACGCAGGCCAAGCAACACTTATGCATATAGACTTCATTGAACGTGGCGGCATATTAAATATTACTCGTCTCACTTTACCAACACTTGCAGCTTCCAGCCTATCTGCTATAACTTTTATGTACTTATAATCATTATATTCACATCCAGGCACAACTGTTTGAAAGCATAGCTCAATGAATTTTAGAAAGTTGATTTTATTCATAAAAATTTTATGTATTTTAATAAACTAGTTGATATTTCATTGAAATGAGTGTAGATTTATATTACTTAAGATTCATTACTAAGATCTATGCACGCACAAGTTGATAAAGACTTACCATTACCAGAGGAAGTACACGCAGATGTAGAAAGACTCATTAACTTCTTTTCCAAGTGTCTTA is a genomic window of Wolbachia endosymbiont of Folsomia candida containing:
- the terL gene encoding phage terminase large subunit, with the protein product MNKINFLKFIELCFQTVVPGCEYNDYKYIKVIADRLEAASVGKVRRVIFNMPPRSMKSICISVAWPAWILGNQPTARIIVASYSQNLSEKHSLDTRCIMQSDWYKELFPEVKLSKDQNTKYKFQTLQRGFRIATSVGGTLTGEGGDFIIMDDPLNPAQALSETFRKRAKNWCDQTLITRLNDRKKGVIVLVMHRLHMEDLTGHLLSKPKNIWHHICLPMISEKAETIYSSKTAPTFPVISPPSSPVIPAPSFPVIPARDAGIQKNNEHRSQCRSTGMTPYCSTGMMPPTEILYSREEGQLLYPLDGGKEEVEMIKIELGSYAFAAQYQQNPLPLSSGIIKQEWLKRYKNFPDNLSHVTQSWDTAVSTSDASDFSVCTTWAKIENKFYLLDVYRAKLEYPKLKEQVLSLESRWAPHAILIEAKTSGQQLSQELKIISDLPIIEIVPHNDKLTRFHQIVPIIESGRVFLPHQAGWLSDFEYEVMIFPEARHDDQVDSMVQYLQWVRKMNDNTLRIRDFNLRF